The Cinclus cinclus chromosome 5, bCinCin1.1, whole genome shotgun sequence genome segment AATAAGCATCCTGACCTCACCACACTGTGCCTCATCGCTGCTGAGACTGGGCTCTCCGAGGAGCAGACTCTGGTGAGTGTATGCCCCtcattctgccccaggcaccaGCCCCGTGCTCCCTGCATGCCTCTGTGCCCCACATCTGCCTGTCCTGTCCTGGTCTCTCTATCATACACCTGCACCCATCTGTCTCCCACACAGGCTTCCTACAGCAGTCCCTGCGCTTCTCATGCTTCCCCCACACTGCCTGCACTCCTCTGTGCCCcatgtgctccctgctggcactCTGCATCATCATGCACCCTGCACACTCCTCATTGCACCCACAACCCTCTGCACCCAGAGAGCTCTAATGTGACACAGAATATCCTTCTTGCACTCCACGTTTCTGCTCCTGAATGTACAACTCGTGCATGCTGTTCTTCCAAACCATTTCTGATAGTCTTGGATGCACAAACAATTGCTGGTTTTAAGGTCTGCAGAAACtactgtaatttaaaaacagataGAGGATAGATGCAATTCCTGCAGGGTGTGCTCTGGGACATGATCAGGCTGTGCACCCTCTGCCTTAGTATCCCTAAGCCCAGATGTCAGGTAAGTCTGTCAGCCTCTCCAGGAGACACAGAGACCTCCAAATACCTCTCCACAGGGACAGGCTGCCACTGTCTGGGAATTCCAGCAAGCCCTGTGCTCCAACTAGCTACTTGCAGGCTACCGTGGGCTTCAGAAGCAAACGGCTTCTTCCCAGTTCCTTCAGGTGGCAGTGCAGTTCATTGTGATGCAGGTGTTTACTAGACCCATGGCAGCATTTCTGAGTATAGAAAAGAAACTGGAAAGCTAGCTGCAGCTTGCAGAGAGCTGCCAAGCCTGGCTCTCCCTCAGCAAAGCCAAAGCGTTATAAAAGCTGAGCTAGCAATGTCAGCATTTAGCCTGTCCCGGGGAAAGATGCTGGAACAAGTATCCATTGCACTGATAATCTAAAGATGAAGTGGACTGTGCTTTGGTGACAGGCAGGTATCAATCACTGCTTGTTTGAGGCACCAAGGAGAAAGTACccctaaaatacctttttctCCATAGAAATGGcactgttcctttttttttttttcctacagcaaCTTGTAAACACAGGCCATATATGCCCAGGGAACCTCTGTAGATGTCTTAAAATCTTCCCTGATAGCTATCTTTTTCCACTAATCTAGAGTGCTCCTCGAGATCTGGGACGAAGGTCATGTTAGGGACAGAATCAAGACTAGGGTGGTGAGCTGCAAAGTGCCTGCATTGTGTAGAATACAGGAAATCATCACCCCTGACATCTGAAGTGCTTTATCATCTAGAAATAGCAGCtattataataaaaaattcagtAACAATGAGATGCGAAGAGGAGATAACAGTTTAAGACAGAAAGTGAAATTTTTGAGAGGAGGCTAGGCTGTCAATCATATGACTGGATGTGGTCAAAGGCAGTGTGACTGTGAGAGACACTTGCAGAGAGCACCATGGTTTTATCTTACTGACCATAATAGCTTCAAAAATAACTATGCACATATATAGCAACAAAATGAGCTACAACAAGAGGAATGACAGGCACATTGCCAAACAAAaggctgagctgtgcttccagcatatgagttatatttattttcttacttttcttcttATGTAGTGTAGCTTTAACAAGATACATTTtatctaatattttaaattgtggcTGTCTTGAAGTGGCATCAGCAGCTCTTGGAATGGGCTTCCAGATGGTAAGTTACAACAGACATAGTGCTAAGTTACTGCTAACATAGATGTGCATATTGCCTGAACACtaagacaattttaaaaacagatttgttCTTAAATTTGTTGAGAGCCAGTGTGTTGTACCTCCTTTCATGCTTTCTGAAACAGTTGAGCTTTTGATTCCTGTCAGTTTTGGACCTGCAAGTGATTGTTTCACTTCTCCAATCATTTAAACAGACACCATCCAGCTCCTTAGCCAATCTCTTATTGTGTTTGCAAGAAAAACCTGGAGtcacagtaacaaaaaaaaggaCTCACCCATGCTGCCAAGGTCTGAAGTGAGCTACAGAAATTAGTTTGAAAGAGGTGCAGAAGTAGGTTACAAGACTGTTCAGTCAGGAGCGACCATCCTGGCTGCCTGTACAGCCTGGAAACACCACCTTACTACAAGGCAGCAGCACCGTGAGTTCCCCTCACCTCGTCCCATGTGCTGACATCTGCACCTCTAGCAAAGTTATTGGGAGGCTTCACTCAGCACAGTGCATTCAGTCTCTGCTTTGTTCTTTCTCTCCAGAAATGGTTCAAGCAGCGCCTGGCAGAGTGGAGGAAGTCTGAAGGGCTGCCCTCAGAAAGCGGGTCTGTCAGGGACTAGAGGATGCTGTTCCACTCCCCTTGCCTCTTAAAAACCATGGTGAAGCTCTTCAGAGTGGGTTTTCTTGGGGTTCTTCTGTTGCAATAGGTTTTGTGATACAAAGTAATACTCTGCTATTtaacataaattttatttaacaagtacataaccagaaaaaaacatatatatatacatatacatatacatgtgtGTATACAGCTTTTGATGGCTGATAACTTGTCTAGTGATTGCAACCCATTAACAGCAGCTGcaaaagaaaaggcaatttCATGCCCTTGTCCCAGGCTTGCAGAAAATTTGTCATGATATATGTTCAAAAATacaatgaagaaataaagattCATTTTCCTTACAATCCTCAGAGGCAAAGTATGTGTTCCAGAGAGCAGGGCATCTGGAAAACCGTGTGTCTTGTTCAGGTGACCTGGTTTGGCTCAACATACCTGAATCAGCTCTGGATACTGGCAGACCAAATGCCTACACCATAATCAGACCGAGCAAAGCACCCCTTGAATGCCttttttacctttgtttttctCACCAAAGAGAAAGAACTCAtgggttgttttgggttttttttcccagtgcagtaataaaaccccaacattttTGATGAGGAGCTGTGTTATGTCCCTGCTTGTGCTCCCTGCCCCCATGACAGGAGGCAGACTCCTTCCTCTGGAAGGGCAACATTTTTCCCAGGCAGCTTCAGTGGGCACAGTGGGTTTCCCTTTGCCACAGGGACAGCCATAGGCAGCTGTCTCTTAGGGCACCTGTGTATCCATGCATGGGAGCCCACACACCTCCTAATCCCCAGGGTGGCAGAAGCTGATGGTGCTGGGGTTCCCCCACAGCATGAGGGCTTTAGGGGGAGACCCCAGTCTCCTCCTGGCCTTTCTCAACTGCATTCTCTGAGGAATGAAGTTGCACAGGGGCTCTTGGACAAAGTCCAAGACTTCGTCCAAACTCTCATCCATCCTGGCACAGGACAAGGCCTGATCTAAAAATAATCAGTACTGTTGCTCAGCGACCTTACCTTGTTCAAAAGTCCTCTACTTAGCGGATTACTGAATCAGTTAATGGATCCTATAATTAATACCCTTCTGGTTTGTGGTCACCTGCCTCTACTCCTTTAAAGGAGAATCAGCTTAACACAGGAAAGATTAAAATACATTGGCTCTGAAACTGCCATATGCTTTCATTTGTAGCTTTTGTCCCTTACTGGTAAGCATCTCTCTTGCCTCAGTATCTCCAGCCTGTAGCCAGTGATTGGGCAGCCAGTGCAAAACACACTAACCATATAGGAAGTAGATAACGGCCTTATGCCATACTCCACACAGGCTGTGTTGTTCCTGGCAATCCAGCTGCCAAACTGACTCATCCACAGTTCTGACTGGAGCTCAGAATTTGTTATGCAGACTCTGGTATCAATACTTGTTTTCAACTTAGCCTTTGCAACTTGCTTTCTCTCTTACACTGAGGGGAACTCTGCTTTTTTGAGTTAGGCTCCAAAAATCCCAGTGCAGAATTCTCTTATTTTGCCCAGGATTGCACAATTGAGTATCTGAACCACAGAGCTTTAACCCACCTACATAACTGCAACTGCCTGTTCTCCAGGCATCTGAGAAAACGGGCCCCAAATCCAAGCCAACTCAACATACATTGTAGCCTTTGTATTTCTACTTCTTTCACTTCTGTTTGACTGCCAGTAAGAAGATGTTTAAAGTTcagcaaaaaaatttaaacccAAATTCAGGAGTTGTGTTGCATCAACTTACTCCATgctcttggttttggtttgccaCGCTTTCCTGCATGAAAGGACAATCCCTGTGCTGCCCTCCCCCAGCAGTTGTTTCATTACTTCTTAAACTACTACAGCAAAACAATCAAGAGAGAAACTCCAGACACAACCCATCCTAGGGAGAGAGTCTTTCCACATTAGGTAGAATTCTGTTAATTTTCCCTGatgattatttttaaggaatgaTGATTTTATTTGAACTCCTAGAAAGTGTTCCTGCTGAGTGCTGCCTCTGCACTGTGTTCAAGGATATTTTCCAGgtacagcacagcccagagagaGTGATGTTCCAAGGGGTGATGTGGGCAGATGGCAGGCACTTCTGAGGGAGCTTAGCGCTGAATTGGTCGAGCTAGTTCTTGGAGCCTTGGAGAACAAGCTGCCTTCATAGCAGTCTCCTTCACTCTGAATGCATCTGGGTTGAGTGTAGTCAAGCCCATATGAGATCTGAAGAGAGAGGGTAGGGATGGTCAATCCTGACTGGAGCAAGGCCAGCTGTCAGCTGCCtgccagctcccacacctccactTAAGCCTGCCCTTCCCTGTCAAGGGAGGATAAAAGGCATCACACCTTCATGGCTGTCGTCGGGGGAGGGATATCTCACAGCCACTATAACCAGGCAATCCCTCACCCTCTGTGAAACATCTTCCCCAGAACTTCCTGCAGACTGGGCTGAGGTTAGCTGCAACATGCAGGGCAACATGAATGTATTACACTCTGCCCTTTGCCAGTTGGCTGCTTTTTATAGTTGGAATTAATAATTCTCTTTTGACTCTCCTTCTACCtcaaaatggctttttaaaCTGCAATCCATGTAGCATTAACACATCCAGACATATAAAATCCATGCATTTTGGAAGTGGAAGAGAACTTCCTAATCTTGGCCTAATCTCTCTGGCCAAACACAGATGAACAAGGTACCATAAGCCACACAAAATGGGCTGGCAGCTGATAATTTCTCTGTGACAGGGAAGTTGTACCTACCTTGTGCTAGGCTGGGCCAGTTCCAGAACCCTTGGTGTAGCCACTGCATGCTTGGCAGCTTCTGTCACGGGCCACTCAGGATCCCGCAGGGGCACATAATTAGCATGGAGTTGTTTTGGCTTTGACAGCTCAATGGTGCGAGTGCTCACAATTGCCTTCTGAGGTGACCTGGAAACCTGTGGAGGAATGGCAAGGAAGGTCCTTAGAGGTGCTCCTGGCATTCAAGAGTGCTCAGCATGCAACCAACTTAGTGTTCCCAGGTTCACAGTCACTGACTACATTCAGATAGGACACAATTCTGTCCTCAGCTGTGTTTGGCACCAGGCAAACTGTAGAAGCAGAAATCACTGCCTGGCCAATCCCACaacctgctctccagcctcctATTACTCACAGCCCTTTGTCCAAcccacccccagcactggagaTCCCAGTTAGGCACTTGTCCGTGTCTCTCCATCTCCACCAAGTGCAGGCtaggcagagctctgctgttctcTGGGGACATGTACTGGGAGTCAGTTCATGCTCTGAATCGAGCACAAGTCCTACTTTCCAGCTCAGGAAGCAGCTACGCCAGCCTCATGGACAGCAGCAATATCCAGGGCTGGATGGAGAGAGCCAAAAGCAACTGAGCACTTCTGCCCTCTACTCTGTCAAGAGTCCTGTCCATGTAGGGTCTGGAGTGATGCTTCCTTACCATAGAGATGACTGAACTAGGATGGGTGTGCCTAGAGCAGCAGGTCAACTCCCTGATCAAGGGCTCTGTGAGTTTCCGGACCCGCACCAATGCATTTGCCGAGGTTGCAAAGCTGGAAACCCGTGTTGGCACCTGCATGGGTCCAGAATGGGGGAGGGATGTGCAGACACAGAGCTT includes the following:
- the HOPX gene encoding homeodomain-only protein, translated to MAMEKPVIPTEEQLEILEYHFCKVNKHPDLTTLCLIAAETGLSEEQTLKWFKQRLAEWRKSEGLPSESGSVRD
- the SPMAP2L gene encoding sperm microtubule associated protein 2-like isoform X2, encoding MDSGKLRVTVSVEEGCWEAHPCREGARLCGLLYKLCVCTSLPHSGPMQVPTRVSSFATSANALVRVRKLTEPLIRELTCCSRHTHPSSVISMVSRSPQKAIVSTRTIELSKPKQLHANYVPLRDPEWPVTEAAKHAVATPRVLELAQPSTRSHMGLTTLNPDAFRVKETAMKAACSPRLQELARPIQR